In the Brettanomyces nanus chromosome 1, complete sequence genome, AACAGACGAGACCCGTCACGTATTGACAGAGAGAGACATTTTGACCAATACACGGTCAGAATGGTTAGTCAAGTTGTTTTATGCTTTTCAGGACACAGATAATGTCTACATGGCGATGGAATTCGTTCCAGGAGGAGATTTTAGGACTTTGTTGAATAACGCAGGTTATTTGATTCCACAGCATGCCAGATTCTATGTCAGCGAGATGTTTGCAGCAGTCAATTCACTCCATCAGTTGGGTTACACTCATCGAGATTTGAAGCCTGAGAACTTCTTGATCGATGCCAAAGGTCATATTAAGTTAACTGATTTTGGATTGGCAGCCGGTTCCATTTCCACGGATAGAATTGAAAgcatgaagatgagattgaaCCTGGTGAAAGATCTGGAGTATAGACCAACAGAGCGAACCATGAGAGAACGGCAAGAGCAATATAGATCACTAAGGGCCAGAGACATTCACTATGCGAATTCTATAGTGGGATCTCCCGATTATATGGCGTTAGAGGTTCTGGAAGGAAAGCCTTATGACTATACTGTTGATTACTGGTCGTTAGGTTGTATGCTATTTGAGGCGTTGGTGGGATACACGCCGTTTTCAGGTGGCAGCTCAGATGAAACTTACGCAAACTTGAAGAGCTGGAAAGCTGTGTTGAAAAGGCCCAGATACGAGAACGGAAGATATGTGTTTAGCGATAGAACGTGGCAATTGATCACTCGATTAATAGCCACGCCTGACGAAAGGTTAAGAACATTCAAGCAGGTAATGGCTATGCCGTACTTTTCAGATGTCAACTGGGACAATCTGAGAGAGAGGGTTCCTCCATTTACTCCTCAATTGGATAACGAGGAAGATGCCGGTTACTTTGACGATTTCACTTGCGAAGATGATATGGCAAAGTATAAAGATGTTATTGCAAAGAGAGAACGCGACGAGAAAATAGCACAGAGTAGTATCAAGGCGGATCAGAAAAGCTTTGTTGGTTTCACATTCAAGCACAGAGACAATCCTGGAACCAATTCCGGAAACATACTctctccaattcttctcaatggcA is a window encoding:
- the DBF2 gene encoding serine/threonine-protein kinase dbf2 (BUSCO:EOG09341434), whose translation is MTLMGGIFNRSPKNESNYIEELSKDVESLRFGPAPSTPNKISQATNNSFMSICSNSPGSSPKRNKVIFNKENTAPSTPSRHSMIPQLYTTPKTVTHQQFRSPGRIGREFYKKANSPKTKRLVTVCQMYFLDYYCDLFDYVISRRDRIKQVEEILDGLPFQERSLQWNNYVGRERAFLRKKRTKPRNKDFHIVTQVGQGGYGQVFLAKKKDTKEICALKVLNKKLLTRTDETRHVLTERDILTNTRSEWLVKLFYAFQDTDNVYMAMEFVPGGDFRTLLNNAGYLIPQHARFYVSEMFAAVNSLHQLGYTHRDLKPENFLIDAKGHIKLTDFGLAAGSISTDRIESMKMRLNLVKDLEYRPTERTMRERQEQYRSLRARDIHYANSIVGSPDYMALEVLEGKPYDYTVDYWSLGCMLFEALVGYTPFSGGSSDETYANLKSWKAVLKRPRYENGRYVFSDRTWQLITRLIATPDERLRTFKQVMAMPYFSDVNWDNLRERVPPFTPQLDNEEDAGYFDDFTCEDDMAKYKDVIAKRERDEKIAQSSIKADQKSFVGFTFKHRDNPGTNSGNILSPILLNGRSQGNDSEFGRWNEPFGTLY